A genomic region of Oncorhynchus mykiss isolate Arlee chromosome 2, USDA_OmykA_1.1, whole genome shotgun sequence contains the following coding sequences:
- the LOC110500919 gene encoding cAMP-regulated phosphoprotein 19: MSEEIEGTRPAVGEAAHEEQQEMDDTVLSPEKAEEVKLKARFPHLGAKPGGSDLLRKRIQKGQKFFDSGDYNMAKAKVKNKQQLPAVTPAEKAEITGDHIPTPQDIPQRKPSIVASKLAG; this comes from the exons ATGTCCGAGGAGATTGAAGGAACAAGGCCTGCCGTCGGGGAGGCAGCCCACGAGGAACAGCAG GAGATGGATGACACAGTCCTCAGCCCGGAGAAGGCAGAGGAGGTGAAACTCAAGGCCAGGTTCCCTCATCTTGGAGCCAAGCCTGGGGGCTCTGACCTGCTCCGGAAACGGATTCAGAAAGGG CAAAAGTTCTTTGACTCTGGGGACTACAACATGGCCAAGGCTAAGGTGAAGAACAAGCAGCAGCTCCCTGCAGTGACGCCGGCTGAGAAGGCAGAGATAACCGGGGACCACATCCCCACACCCCAGGACATCCCCCAGAGGAAGCCCTCCATCGTGGCCAGCAAACTGGCTGGCTGA